The stretch of DNA TTTGAGGATTACTGCCCTCTCTAGTGGGAACCAATGGATTCATATTCAAGTGGAGGACCTTGGATGTGTAACTTTCCAGGCTTCTTTTGTGTATGGACTTAACTTTGTTGAAGGAAGATATGATCTCTGGACCTTCCTACAGCATATTAGACCCCACCATCCATGGGTATGTCTTGGGGACTTTAACTGTGTCAGAGAGGTGGAGGAGAGAATTAGTGATACTGTACCTAATTTGCAAGTTATTGATGACTTTAATGAGGCTGTCTATGGGGCTGGGTTAGATGACTTGCTCACTCATGGTTGCAAATATACTTGGACTAATAAGCAGGAGGATGGTGATAGGAAGTGGATGAAACTGGATAGAGTGTTAGTTAACTCTGCTTGGCAGACTAGCTTCACTTCTTCTTATGCTGATGCCTTGGCTGCTGGGGTTTCTGATCACTCACCTTTGGTGGTTTGGGTGACACCTGATGAGCCTTCGCGGCCAAAGCAATTCAGGTATTTAAACTGCTAGGGGGATGAGCCTGCTGTCCTTAGTATGGTTAAGGACATCTGGAATGAGGATATTAGAGGCTGCACTATGTTCAGACTTGTGAATCATTTGAAGCTTATTAAACCTAAACTTAAGTCTATGCATCAAAGGGATTTCTCTAATATTAGTGGGAGAGTTAAGGATGCTAAGCTTGCATTACAGAGATGTCAACTTCTTCTTCAGCAGACACCCTTAAATGCTGAGTTGCTCAGTCAAGAGAAAAATCTCTCTTAGGAGTATTGTAAGCTCAGAACAGTTGAGCTGAGTATGGTTTATCAAAGGGCCAAGATACATGATATTAATATGCAGGATGCTAATACCACTTATTTCTTTGCTAAGATGGCAGCCAGGAGAAGTAGATGTCAGATTAGTAGGGTCCGTGATTTACATGGTCAGGAGTTCCAAACCTTTGAGGGCATCTCTGATGCTTTCCTTGAATACTACAAGAGACTCTTGGGGACATCATCTCGGGTCAGGAGTTTTGATGAGGAGATTATTCTTTCTGGGACCTGCTTGGAGGAAACTCATACTGCCATGTTAATTTCTGATGTAACTGAGGATGAAATTCATGATGCTTTGTTCTCAATTGATGTGAACAAAAGCCCTGGACCAGATGGTTTCTCATCTGTTTTTTTTAGGCAAGCTTAAAGTGTTATTAAGGGAGAGTTTGTGAAAGCTGTGCAGGACTTCTTTAGGTCTGGTAAGTTGTTGAAGGAAATAAACTCCACTCTTATTTCTCTCATTCCCAAAGGTGATAATCCTAGCTCTGTACAAGACTATAGACCAATCTCCTGCTGTTCCACCATATATAAAACCATTAGTAAAATTCTTACTAAAAGACTGAAGATGGTCATGCCTACCTTAGTAGGATTGGAGCAAGCTGCCTTTACTCATGA from Silene latifolia isolate original U9 population chromosome 10, ASM4854445v1, whole genome shotgun sequence encodes:
- the LOC141607846 gene encoding uncharacterized protein LOC141607846, whose amino-acid sequence is METRVRAPKFDYIIRKGFRFFQVLNNYEHHSNGRLWVIWNKESLRITALSSGNQWIHIQVEDLGCVTFQASFVYGLNFVEGRYDLWTFLQHIRPHHPWVCLGDFNCVREVEERISDTVPNLQVIDDFNEAVYGAGLDDLLTHGCKYTWTNKQEDGDRKWMKLDRVLVNSAWQTSFTSSYADALAAGVSDHSPLVVWVTPDEPSRPKQFRLVNHLKLIKPKLKSMHQRDFSNISGRVKDAKLALQRCQLLLQQTPLNAELLSQEKNLS